One Burkholderia thailandensis E264 genomic window carries:
- the bimD gene encoding protein BimD, whose translation MKLPILHHAIPMLALSLASLGGCTRDAESGPVAHIEAGASASTGWPAYMEEFNESIRSMSGEHESGVHINRGWGVFNTIKATPSAEPAASACAAPTGASGAPEQAHRSVPAATDSRMS comes from the coding sequence ATGAAACTTCCGATCCTTCACCACGCCATCCCGATGCTCGCGTTATCGCTCGCGAGCCTGGGCGGCTGCACTCGCGACGCCGAATCCGGGCCCGTCGCGCATATCGAGGCCGGCGCGTCGGCCTCGACGGGCTGGCCCGCCTACATGGAAGAGTTCAACGAGAGCATCCGCTCGATGAGCGGCGAACACGAATCCGGCGTGCACATCAATCGCGGCTGGGGTGTCTTCAACACGATCAAGGCGACGCCGTCCGCCGAGCCGGCCGCGTCGGCATGCGCCGCGCCGACTGGCGCGAGCGGCGCGCCAGAGCAGGCGCATCGGTCCGTTCCGGCCGCCACGGATTCACGGATGTCCTGA
- a CDS encoding YadA family autotransporter adhesin gives MAIGADARAQGQESLATGWRAQADGHRAVATGARAIASGRDAVALGAGSIADRDNTVSVGQRGSERQIVHVAPGAQGTDAVNVDQLNLAISNSNAYTNQRIGDLQQSITETARDAYSGVAAATALTMIPDVDRDKMLSIGVGGAVYKGHRAVALGGTARIGENLKVRAGVAMSAGGNTVGVGMSWQW, from the coding sequence GTGGCGATTGGAGCCGACGCGCGAGCGCAAGGTCAGGAATCGCTCGCGACCGGCTGGCGTGCGCAAGCAGACGGCCATCGCGCGGTCGCGACCGGCGCACGCGCAATCGCATCCGGCCGCGACGCCGTCGCGCTCGGCGCAGGATCGATAGCGGACCGCGACAACACCGTATCTGTCGGTCAGCGCGGCAGCGAACGCCAGATCGTGCATGTCGCCCCCGGCGCCCAAGGCACCGATGCGGTGAACGTCGATCAGTTGAATCTCGCAATATCGAACTCGAACGCGTACACGAACCAGCGCATCGGCGACCTTCAGCAAAGCATCACCGAAACCGCGCGCGACGCGTATTCCGGCGTCGCCGCGGCGACCGCGCTCACGATGATTCCCGATGTCGACCGCGACAAGATGTTGTCGATCGGCGTAGGCGGCGCGGTCTACAAGGGCCATCGCGCCGTCGCGCTCGGCGGCACCGCGCGCATCGGCGAAAACCTCAAGGTGCGCGCGGGCGTCGCGATGAGCGCGGGCGGCAATACGGTCGGCGTAGGCATGAGCTGGCAATGGTGA
- a CDS encoding autotransporter strand-loop-strand O-heptosyltransferase has translation MHLSLSYSDANARRSAYDMPKVTFSGSAPTLGVHAPPALDPRQPASPPPAASNGTHARGFSPPADMPTWSGTEGVRFDFNDGCRVLLPDGDWTVRLRDMHTDTPLFDAQIGAGVVTSTRKHFVPFLIEIDAGGRRVFKHLFDAHGKPVLIQFEAQRLGEALGWFGYAVKFQRQHRCKLTCSMPAPLIALLRPGYPDIEFVTPELVKPECYYATYRLGRFAGDEAHAYQPSAPQLVGAHRSAAYMLGVDPREAPPRIELTDDSRPLAGPYVCIAAQSALRCARWERPGGWRELQRFLTAAGYRIVCVDSPSPDVADESSALADVAYSLAPDTPWTERARWLRHAACLIGVPGDLSWLAWAVGAPVVLISGFTHPVSEFDTPYRVINSHACNSCWNDASANFDDADASSCPRHAGTLRQFECARLVSVEQIKRTIRSIPGIAC, from the coding sequence ATGCACCTCTCTCTTTCGTATTCCGATGCGAACGCCAGACGAAGCGCGTACGACATGCCGAAGGTCACCTTCTCCGGTTCGGCGCCGACGCTCGGCGTGCACGCGCCGCCGGCGCTCGACCCTCGTCAGCCCGCGTCGCCGCCGCCAGCTGCGTCGAACGGAACGCACGCGCGCGGCTTCTCGCCGCCCGCCGACATGCCGACGTGGTCCGGCACCGAAGGCGTGCGTTTCGACTTCAACGACGGTTGCCGCGTGCTGCTGCCGGATGGCGACTGGACGGTGCGCCTGCGCGACATGCATACCGATACGCCGCTGTTCGACGCGCAGATCGGCGCGGGCGTCGTCACGAGCACGAGAAAGCACTTCGTGCCGTTCCTGATCGAGATCGACGCAGGCGGCAGGCGCGTCTTCAAGCACCTGTTCGACGCGCACGGCAAGCCCGTGCTGATTCAGTTCGAAGCGCAGCGGCTCGGCGAAGCGCTCGGCTGGTTCGGCTATGCGGTGAAATTCCAGCGGCAACATCGCTGCAAGCTGACGTGCTCGATGCCCGCGCCGCTGATCGCGCTGCTGAGGCCCGGCTATCCGGACATCGAGTTCGTGACGCCCGAGCTCGTCAAGCCCGAGTGCTACTACGCGACATACCGGCTCGGGCGCTTCGCCGGCGACGAAGCGCACGCGTACCAGCCGAGCGCGCCGCAGCTCGTCGGCGCGCACCGCAGCGCCGCCTACATGCTCGGCGTCGATCCGCGCGAAGCGCCGCCGCGCATCGAGCTGACCGACGACAGCCGGCCGCTCGCGGGCCCCTACGTCTGCATCGCCGCGCAAAGCGCGCTGCGCTGCGCGCGCTGGGAGCGGCCCGGCGGCTGGCGGGAATTGCAGCGGTTTCTGACGGCGGCCGGCTATCGGATCGTCTGTGTCGATTCGCCTTCGCCGGACGTCGCCGACGAAAGCAGCGCGCTCGCGGACGTCGCATACAGCCTCGCGCCCGACACGCCGTGGACCGAGCGGGCGCGGTGGCTGCGGCACGCCGCGTGCCTGATCGGCGTGCCCGGCGATCTGTCATGGCTCGCGTGGGCGGTCGGCGCGCCGGTCGTGCTGATCAGCGGATTCACGCATCCGGTCAGCGAGTTCGACACGCCGTATCGCGTGATCAATTCCCATGCGTGCAACAGTTGCTGGAACGACGCGAGCGCGAACTTCGACGACGCCGACGCATCGTCGTGCCCGCGCCACGCGGGCACGTTGCGGCAGTTCGAATGTGCGCGGCTCGTGAGCGTCGAGCAGATCAAGCGCACGATTCGATCGATTCCTGGTATCGCCTGCTGA
- a CDS encoding N-acetylmuramoyl-L-alanine amidase, with protein sequence MSQSSQTRRGGVANAKRRRFVARASLCTACLLASPYAAYAADGDPRAASGARAAHDVVVDTTIASPNQDSRVRTLVLHYTAQTLARSVALLTDPMRPVSAHYLVPDAADEGKRFRVFALVPESNRAWHAGVSYWQGERLLNASSIGVEIVNSGFPDADEDAPLMRRRWSPFPDAQMAVVGRLAADIVARHAIPPQKVVGHSDIAPGRKLDPGPLFPWRTLYEQYGVGAWPDAIAVEYYRAYRPFRGDIAELQAKLLAYGYDTPQTGVLDTRTTNVIAAFQMHFRPARYDGVPDVETVAILDALLDKYIERDKRPARGEEAATRERNDRTPAPEAAGAKPLV encoded by the coding sequence ATGAGCCAATCAAGTCAAACGCGACGCGGCGGCGTCGCGAACGCGAAACGCCGCCGCTTCGTTGCGCGCGCCTCGCTATGCACAGCGTGCCTGCTCGCTTCTCCATATGCCGCATACGCGGCCGACGGCGATCCACGCGCCGCGAGCGGCGCGCGCGCGGCGCATGACGTCGTGGTCGACACGACGATTGCGTCGCCGAACCAGGACTCGCGCGTGCGCACGCTCGTGCTCCACTACACCGCGCAAACGCTCGCGCGCTCCGTCGCACTGCTGACCGATCCGATGCGCCCCGTCAGCGCGCACTATCTCGTGCCCGACGCCGCCGACGAAGGCAAGCGCTTCCGTGTGTTCGCGCTCGTGCCGGAATCGAATCGTGCATGGCATGCGGGCGTCAGCTACTGGCAAGGCGAGCGTCTGCTCAACGCGAGCTCGATCGGCGTCGAGATCGTCAACAGCGGCTTTCCCGACGCGGATGAAGACGCGCCGCTGATGCGGCGTCGATGGTCGCCGTTCCCGGATGCGCAAATGGCGGTCGTCGGCCGGCTTGCCGCCGACATCGTCGCGCGTCACGCGATCCCGCCGCAAAAGGTCGTCGGGCATTCGGACATCGCGCCCGGCCGCAAGCTCGATCCGGGCCCGCTCTTTCCGTGGCGCACGCTGTACGAGCAATACGGCGTCGGCGCGTGGCCGGACGCGATCGCGGTCGAGTACTACCGTGCGTACCGGCCGTTTCGCGGAGATATCGCCGAACTGCAGGCGAAGCTCCTCGCGTACGGCTACGACACGCCGCAAACCGGCGTGCTCGACACTCGAACGACAAACGTGATCGCGGCGTTCCAGATGCATTTCCGCCCCGCGCGATACGACGGCGTGCCCGACGTCGAAACCGTCGCGATACTCGATGCGCTGCTGGACAAGTACATCGAGCGCGACAAGCGGCCGGCGCGCGGCGAGGAAGCCGCCACGCGTGAAAGGAACGATCGAACGCCGGCACCGGAGGCCGCCGGCGCGAAGCCGCTCGTTTAG
- a CDS encoding YadA family autotransporter adhesin → MRHMEKRAGTLCIARRAQRSGGVSRSRRRRVAFDLIGSFDSSSWASVRRDPGDGTIAIRIAMRAPTERLRQRWRRSFGRSFRSAIISSSRHSGVGETTDIGRFECIDLIEVGLRASAGNPSKQDRAGDCARGVRGDGERWRAGACDACEAAAARAEASGILPIQSRPFGERIDGARVMRRRADRSAAGGREREAVARQSIFFEVIGMKVMGRRRKPVGRLAVFGLRHDRTGACSPTMRSADVARMAGMPRGVRSLVAGVVVSVLAGLSHATSVTGDLSANAGENTFDGRGAPFAGSLSNSTDHSDIESIWNWENYWTPFTFGTPSERSRAASIAEWLDRSDGGTSGEWDSRSSIPESESDALEWFHYWPRHEDASSLVGASRSGVAAGTGGGVQASSDSARFARPPCAAGDGATALGRNARATGARAIALGTDAAATGVDSVALGAGSVAARDNVVSVGQAGRERRIVHVAPGTEGTDAVNRNQLDSALKAATLHADHRFANLQRQIDATARSAYSGIAAVTALSMIPDVDSGRTLAIGIGLGSYKGCHAMALGGTAWLARNLKVRTGIGMGAEGKTIGVGASWQH, encoded by the coding sequence ATGCGGCATATGGAGAAGCGAGCAGGCACGCTGTGCATAGCGAGGCGCGCGCAACGAAGCGGCGGCGTTTCGCGTTCGCGACGCCGCCGCGTCGCGTTTGACTTGATTGGCTCATTCGACAGTTCCTCTTGGGCGAGCGTCCGGCGCGATCCCGGTGACGGGACGATCGCGATTCGCATCGCGATGCGTGCGCCGACAGAACGGCTTCGGCAGCGGTGGCGCCGATCGTTCGGTCGATCATTCAGGAGCGCGATTATTTCAAGCAGCCGGCATTCGGGCGTCGGGGAAACAACCGATATCGGGCGATTCGAGTGCATCGATTTGATCGAGGTCGGACTGCGCGCGAGCGCGGGGAACCCGAGCAAGCAGGATCGTGCCGGAGACTGCGCTCGCGGTGTTCGCGGCGATGGCGAACGATGGCGGGCAGGGGCGTGCGACGCGTGCGAAGCGGCGGCCGCCCGCGCCGAGGCATCGGGCATCCTCCCGATTCAGTCGCGGCCGTTCGGGGAAAGAATAGACGGCGCGCGCGTCATGCGCAGACGCGCCGATCGTTCGGCGGCCGGCGGGCGTGAGCGCGAGGCGGTCGCGCGGCAGTCAATTTTTTTCGAGGTGATTGGAATGAAAGTAATGGGACGGCGCCGGAAGCCTGTCGGGCGGCTCGCGGTGTTTGGCTTGCGGCATGATCGCACCGGCGCCTGCTCGCCGACGATGCGCTCAGCCGACGTCGCGCGCATGGCTGGAATGCCGCGCGGCGTTCGGTCGCTGGTCGCTGGTGTCGTCGTGAGCGTGTTGGCCGGTCTCTCGCATGCGACGTCGGTCACGGGCGATCTGTCGGCCAACGCGGGCGAGAATACGTTCGATGGTCGAGGCGCTCCGTTCGCGGGCTCGTTATCGAACTCGACGGATCATTCGGATATCGAATCGATCTGGAATTGGGAAAACTATTGGACGCCGTTCACGTTCGGGACGCCGTCCGAGCGCTCGCGCGCCGCATCGATCGCCGAATGGCTCGATCGTTCCGATGGCGGGACGAGCGGCGAATGGGACAGCCGATCGTCAATCCCGGAGAGCGAATCCGATGCGCTCGAATGGTTCCACTATTGGCCACGTCATGAAGACGCATCGTCGCTCGTCGGGGCAAGCCGGTCGGGCGTCGCGGCCGGAACCGGCGGCGGCGTGCAGGCTTCGTCGGATTCGGCTCGCTTCGCACGTCCCCCGTGCGCGGCGGGCGACGGCGCAACGGCGCTGGGGCGCAACGCGCGCGCGACAGGCGCGCGCGCGATCGCGCTGGGCACGGATGCGGCGGCCACGGGTGTCGATTCGGTCGCGCTGGGCGCGGGCTCGGTCGCGGCGCGGGACAACGTGGTGTCGGTCGGTCAGGCCGGTCGCGAGCGCCGGATCGTGCACGTCGCGCCCGGCACCGAAGGCACGGATGCGGTAAACAGGAATCAGCTCGACTCGGCACTGAAGGCGGCGACGTTGCATGCGGATCACCGCTTCGCCAATCTGCAACGGCAGATCGACGCAACCGCGCGAAGCGCATATTCGGGCATCGCGGCCGTGACCGCGTTGTCGATGATTCCGGACGTCGACAGCGGCAGGACGCTGGCGATCGGCATCGGTTTGGGGTCCTACAAGGGCTGCCACGCGATGGCGCTCGGCGGCACCGCATGGCTTGCCCGCAACCTGAAAGTGCGCACGGGAATCGGGATGGGCGCGGAGGGCAAGACGATCGGCGTCGGCGCAAGTTGGCAGCACTGA
- a CDS encoding SCO family protein translates to MKLEHLAPRGALALIAAACVATAAHGADLPAAATASAPAATASAPATDSLYRANAPLIDQDGKTFHLADLRGTPTLVSMFYTSCKMVCPMLFETIGLTLDAGGEPARKRIKVVAVTIDPDRDSVAVLRKTANAHGLDARWRLARTDRADTRAVAALLGVQYRKLASGEFNHSSTIVLLDADGRIVAHTNTLGETDPAFVDAMRKQLAIQ, encoded by the coding sequence ATGAAGCTTGAGCATCTCGCGCCGCGCGGCGCGCTCGCGCTGATCGCCGCCGCGTGCGTCGCGACGGCGGCTCACGGCGCGGACCTTCCCGCCGCCGCAACCGCCTCGGCGCCCGCCGCAACGGCGAGCGCGCCGGCAACCGATTCGCTGTATCGGGCGAACGCGCCGCTGATCGATCAGGATGGCAAAACATTCCACCTCGCCGATCTGCGCGGCACGCCGACGCTCGTCAGCATGTTCTATACGTCCTGCAAGATGGTGTGCCCGATGCTGTTCGAGACGATCGGCCTCACGCTCGACGCGGGCGGCGAGCCCGCGCGCAAGCGGATCAAGGTCGTCGCGGTGACGATCGATCCCGATCGCGATTCGGTCGCGGTGCTGCGCAAGACCGCGAACGCGCACGGCCTCGACGCGCGCTGGCGGCTCGCGCGCACCGACCGCGCCGACACCCGGGCCGTCGCCGCGCTGCTCGGCGTTCAGTACCGCAAGCTCGCGAGCGGCGAATTCAACCATTCGAGCACGATCGTGCTGCTCGATGCGGATGGCCGCATCGTTGCGCATACGAACACGCTCGGCGAGACGGACCCGGCGTTCGTCGACGCGATGCGCAAGCAGCTCGCCATCCAGTAA
- a CDS encoding formylglycine-generating enzyme family protein yields MRAPTSRHTFRAASAFRLAGFAIVALTLAFTATAAHAARFVRLPGGDFESALPQDVPGRSTPVHIDAFELQDTPVTVRAFAAFLRAHPEWRRERVARVFAGPAYLADWADPLHPAPATPPDAPVTGVSWFAARAYCASEGARLPTWLEWEYAAAADATRTDARNDPLWRQQILSWYEQPAARVLPSVGGAPNVYGVRDLHGLIWEWVDDFNALFISGDSRTQGDPDQQRFCGAGAISIVRRDSYAVLMRVALLSSLTGADSTGSLGFRCARSISGD; encoded by the coding sequence ATGCGCGCGCCGACATCACGCCATACGTTCCGTGCGGCGAGCGCCTTCCGGCTCGCCGGTTTCGCGATCGTCGCGCTGACGCTCGCGTTCACCGCGACGGCCGCCCATGCCGCGCGCTTCGTGCGGCTGCCCGGCGGCGACTTCGAGAGCGCGCTGCCGCAGGACGTGCCGGGCCGCTCGACGCCCGTGCACATCGACGCGTTCGAGCTGCAGGACACGCCGGTGACGGTTCGCGCGTTCGCCGCGTTCCTGCGCGCGCATCCCGAATGGCGGCGCGAGCGCGTCGCGCGCGTGTTCGCCGGCCCTGCGTATCTCGCCGACTGGGCCGACCCGCTGCATCCGGCTCCGGCCACGCCGCCCGATGCGCCCGTCACGGGCGTCAGCTGGTTCGCCGCGCGCGCGTATTGCGCGAGCGAAGGCGCGCGGCTGCCGACATGGCTCGAATGGGAATACGCGGCGGCGGCGGACGCGACGCGCACCGACGCGCGCAACGACCCGCTGTGGCGCCAGCAGATCCTGTCGTGGTACGAGCAGCCGGCGGCGCGCGTGCTGCCGAGCGTCGGCGGCGCGCCGAACGTCTACGGCGTGCGCGACCTGCACGGGCTGATCTGGGAATGGGTCGACGACTTCAACGCCCTTTTCATCAGCGGCGACAGCCGCACGCAGGGGGACCCGGACCAGCAGCGCTTTTGCGGCGCAGGCGCGATCAGCATCGTGCGCCGCGACAGCTACGCGGTGCTGATGCGCGTCGCGCTGCTGTCTTCCCTCACCGGCGCGGATTCGACCGGAAGCCTCGGCTTTCGCTGCGCCCGTTCGATTTCAGGAGATTGA
- the nirK gene encoding copper-containing nitrite reductase, producing MKDLQSIRGQLRATFLSVLLGAVVAASAQAATTPGKAPGDFGPPQGEPIHATLVSPPNVPPPITRRYPAKVIVDLEVVEKVMPIADGVNYTFWTFGGAVPGNFIRVRQGDTVEFHLKNRPDSKMPHNIDLHAVTGPGGGATSSFTAPGHESRFTFKALNEGLFVYHCATAPVGMHVANGMYGLILVEPPEGLPKVDREYYVMQGDFYTNGKYREKGLQSFDMDKAIDERPTYVVFNGAEGALTGDKAMRARTGETVRLFVGNGGPNLVSSFHVIGAVFDKVRADGSSVTQNDVQTTLIPAGGAATIEFHTRVPGNYTLVDHSIFRAFNKGALAILKVDGPDNKAIYSGKELDTLYNGDGVTAAAGSGPTGSPAAAAGAKGGASLVKTSAAASAAPLSLPAQVKAGGTVFASTCAVCHQSAGTGLPGVFPPLAGSDFLAANPKRAIGILLHGLNGKVTVNGRDYDSSMPPMAQLTDDEVANVLTYVLNSWNNPGGRISADEVSKARAKAPAVTEAAH from the coding sequence ATGAAAGACCTGCAATCGATCCGTGGCCAACTGCGCGCCACGTTCCTGTCCGTCCTGCTCGGCGCGGTGGTCGCGGCGAGCGCGCAGGCGGCAACGACGCCCGGCAAGGCGCCCGGCGATTTCGGCCCGCCGCAGGGCGAGCCGATTCACGCGACGCTCGTGAGCCCGCCGAACGTGCCGCCGCCCATCACGCGCCGCTATCCGGCGAAGGTCATCGTCGATCTGGAAGTGGTCGAGAAAGTGATGCCGATCGCCGACGGCGTGAACTACACGTTCTGGACCTTCGGCGGCGCGGTGCCCGGCAACTTCATCCGCGTGCGGCAAGGCGACACGGTCGAGTTCCATCTCAAGAATCGTCCGGACAGCAAAATGCCGCACAACATCGATCTGCACGCGGTGACGGGCCCGGGCGGCGGCGCGACGTCGAGCTTCACCGCTCCGGGCCACGAATCGCGCTTCACGTTCAAGGCGCTGAACGAGGGGCTCTTCGTCTATCACTGCGCGACTGCGCCCGTCGGCATGCACGTCGCGAACGGGATGTACGGCCTGATTCTCGTCGAGCCGCCGGAAGGACTCCCGAAGGTCGACCGCGAGTACTACGTGATGCAGGGCGACTTCTACACGAACGGCAAGTACCGCGAGAAGGGGCTGCAATCGTTCGACATGGACAAGGCGATCGACGAGCGCCCGACCTACGTCGTCTTCAACGGCGCCGAAGGCGCGCTGACCGGCGACAAGGCGATGCGCGCGCGCACCGGCGAGACGGTGCGCCTGTTCGTCGGCAACGGCGGCCCGAATCTCGTATCGAGCTTCCACGTGATCGGCGCGGTGTTCGACAAGGTGCGCGCGGACGGCTCGAGCGTCACGCAGAACGACGTGCAGACGACGCTGATTCCGGCGGGCGGCGCGGCGACGATCGAATTCCACACGCGCGTGCCGGGCAACTACACGCTCGTCGATCACTCGATCTTCCGTGCGTTCAACAAGGGCGCGCTCGCGATCCTGAAAGTGGACGGCCCGGACAACAAGGCGATCTATTCGGGCAAGGAGCTCGACACGCTGTATAACGGCGACGGCGTGACCGCCGCCGCGGGATCGGGCCCGACCGGATCGCCCGCCGCCGCGGCCGGCGCGAAGGGCGGCGCGTCGCTCGTCAAGACGAGCGCCGCCGCGAGCGCCGCGCCGCTGTCGCTGCCCGCGCAAGTGAAAGCGGGCGGCACGGTGTTCGCGAGCACCTGCGCCGTGTGCCACCAGAGCGCCGGCACCGGCTTGCCGGGCGTGTTCCCGCCGCTCGCCGGCTCCGACTTCCTCGCCGCGAATCCGAAGCGCGCGATCGGCATCCTGCTGCACGGCCTGAACGGCAAGGTGACGGTCAACGGCCGCGACTACGATTCGTCGATGCCGCCGATGGCGCAACTGACCGACGACGAAGTCGCGAACGTGCTGACCTACGTGCTCAACAGCTGGAACAATCCGGGCGGCCGGATCAGCGCGGACGAAGTCTCGAAGGCGCGCGCGAAGGCGCCGGCCGTCACCGAAGCGGCGCACTGA
- a CDS encoding SRPBCC family protein, with protein sequence MNYTSFASSVIDAPIERVWAFLRDFNGLAAFHPAIVESRLEPGPDACTVGAIRYLTLADGYVREKLLKLDEPNHALEYSIIESTMPVRDYVAGVQLFPVTDSGKTFAQWWANFTTQGVELQPVAASISEHVFAAGFRSLADKLRAR encoded by the coding sequence ATGAACTACACCTCCTTCGCCAGCAGTGTCATCGACGCGCCGATCGAGCGCGTCTGGGCATTCTTGCGCGATTTCAACGGCCTCGCCGCGTTTCATCCGGCGATCGTCGAGAGCCGGCTCGAGCCGGGCCCGGATGCCTGCACGGTCGGCGCGATCCGCTATCTGACGCTTGCCGACGGCTACGTTCGCGAGAAGCTGCTGAAGCTCGACGAGCCGAATCATGCGCTCGAATACTCGATCATCGAATCGACGATGCCGGTGCGCGACTATGTCGCAGGCGTGCAGCTCTTCCCCGTCACCGATTCGGGCAAGACGTTCGCGCAGTGGTGGGCGAACTTCACGACGCAAGGCGTCGAGCTGCAGCCGGTTGCCGCATCGATCAGCGAGCATGTTTTCGCGGCGGGCTTTCGCTCGCTCGCGGACAAGCTGCGCGCGCGCTGA
- a CDS encoding phosphoenolpyruvate hydrolase family protein: MKRLSRAEILERLRATIARGEPIVGGGAGTGLSAKCEEAGGIDLIVIYNSGRYRMAGRGSLAGLLAYGNANEIVVDMAREVLPVVKSTPVLAGVNGTDPFCNFDAFLDELIRLGFSGVQNFPTVGLIDGNFRANLEETGMGYALEVDMIRLAHRKGLLTTPYVFSEADAIAMTEAGADIVVAHLGLTTGGTIGANTARTLADCVPLVRSWADAAKSVRDDVIVLCHGGPIASPEDAAYILRACPQCHGFYGASSMERLPAETALTDMTRRFKEIDRRAAS, encoded by the coding sequence ATGAAGAGACTCTCACGCGCCGAAATCCTCGAAAGACTGCGCGCGACCATCGCGCGCGGCGAGCCGATCGTCGGCGGCGGCGCGGGGACGGGCTTGTCCGCGAAATGCGAGGAAGCGGGCGGCATCGATCTCATCGTGATCTACAACTCGGGCCGCTACCGGATGGCCGGACGCGGCTCGCTCGCCGGGCTGCTCGCGTACGGCAACGCGAACGAGATCGTCGTCGACATGGCGCGCGAGGTGCTGCCCGTCGTCAAGTCGACGCCCGTGCTCGCCGGCGTGAACGGCACCGATCCGTTCTGCAACTTCGACGCGTTCCTCGACGAGCTGATCCGGCTCGGGTTCTCGGGCGTGCAGAACTTTCCGACCGTCGGGCTCATCGACGGCAACTTCCGCGCGAATCTCGAGGAAACCGGGATGGGCTACGCGCTCGAAGTCGACATGATCCGCCTCGCGCACCGCAAGGGCCTGCTCACGACGCCGTATGTGTTCAGCGAAGCCGATGCGATCGCGATGACCGAGGCGGGCGCGGACATCGTCGTCGCGCATCTGGGCCTCACGACGGGCGGCACGATCGGCGCGAACACCGCGCGCACGCTCGCCGATTGCGTGCCGCTCGTGCGCAGTTGGGCGGATGCGGCAAAATCGGTGCGCGACGACGTGATCGTGCTCTGCCACGGCGGACCGATCGCGTCGCCCGAGGACGCCGCGTACATCCTGCGCGCGTGTCCGCAGTGCCACGGTTTCTACGGCGCGAGCTCGATGGAGCGGCTGCCGGCCGAAACCGCATTGACCGACATGACGCGCCGCTTCAAGGAGATCGACAGGCGCGCCGCGTCATGA
- a CDS encoding Tm-1-like ATP-binding domain-containing protein → MVPHRKQIYVAATVDTKGAEAHFVKDRIADAGLAAVVVDLSTRAPGLAADIGAAAVAAHHPDGAAAVFCGDRGRAIAAMAVAFEHYIRSRDDVAALIGIGGSGGTALVTPAMQALPVGVPKLMISTMASGDVSAYIGSSDIAMLYSVADIAGLNRISRQVLANGAYMIAGAVRDMQPLPADLKPALGLTMFGVTTPCIQAVTSRLDARFDCIVFHATGHGGHAMEKLADSGLLDGVLDLTTTEVCDLLMGGVLACGDDRFDAIARSKVPYVGSCGALDMVNFGHIDTVPPRYAQRLLYKHNPQVTLMRTTPDENRRIGEWIGAKLNACDGPVRFLIPEGGVSALDAPGQAFWNPEADAALFDALEATVVQTENRRLVRVSAHINDPLFADIAVEHFLSLHAAHRN, encoded by the coding sequence ATGGTACCCCACCGTAAACAGATCTACGTTGCGGCAACCGTCGATACAAAGGGCGCGGAAGCGCATTTCGTCAAGGACCGGATCGCCGACGCGGGGCTCGCGGCGGTCGTGGTCGACCTGTCGACCCGCGCGCCGGGGCTCGCGGCCGACATCGGCGCGGCCGCCGTCGCCGCGCATCATCCGGACGGCGCGGCCGCCGTGTTTTGCGGCGACCGCGGCCGCGCGATCGCCGCGATGGCGGTTGCATTCGAGCACTACATCAGGAGCCGCGACGACGTCGCCGCGCTGATCGGCATCGGCGGCTCGGGCGGCACGGCGCTCGTCACGCCGGCGATGCAGGCGCTGCCGGTCGGCGTGCCGAAGCTGATGATCTCGACGATGGCGTCGGGCGACGTGTCCGCGTACATCGGCTCGTCGGACATCGCGATGCTCTATTCGGTGGCGGACATCGCCGGCCTGAACCGGATCTCGCGCCAGGTGCTCGCCAACGGCGCGTACATGATCGCGGGCGCGGTGCGCGACATGCAGCCGCTGCCCGCCGACCTGAAGCCCGCGCTCGGCCTCACGATGTTCGGCGTGACGACGCCGTGCATCCAGGCGGTGACGTCGCGGCTCGACGCGCGCTTCGACTGCATCGTGTTCCATGCGACGGGCCACGGCGGCCACGCGATGGAAAAGCTCGCCGACAGCGGCCTGCTCGACGGCGTGCTCGATCTCACCACCACCGAAGTGTGCGATCTGCTGATGGGCGGCGTGCTCGCGTGCGGCGACGATCGCTTCGACGCGATCGCGCGCAGCAAGGTGCCGTACGTCGGCTCGTGCGGCGCGCTCGACATGGTGAACTTCGGCCACATCGACACGGTGCCGCCCCGCTACGCGCAGCGGCTGCTGTACAAGCACAACCCGCAGGTGACGCTGATGCGCACGACGCCCGACGAAAACCGCCGGATCGGCGAATGGATCGGCGCGAAGCTCAATGCATGCGACGGCCCCGTGCGCTTTCTGATTCCCGAAGGCGGCGTCTCGGCGCTCGACGCGCCGGGCCAGGCGTTCTGGAACCCGGAAGCCGACGCCGCGCTCTTCGACGCGCTCGAGGCGACGGTGGTCCAGACCGAGAACCGCCGCCTCGTGCGCGTGAGCGCGCATATCAACGATCCCCTGTTCGCCGACATCGCCGTCGAACACTTCTTATCGCTTCACGCGGCACACCGGAATTGA